The Nitriliruptor alkaliphilus DSM 45188 genome includes a region encoding these proteins:
- a CDS encoding histidine kinase: MTRGVGVLVVVITALWIVVGLVSQQLADPPLTTGLTITAGVLLTDALIVGYASTLRGPRGRRRRHAVDAPAAAEAIRDGLTRDAARRTVELLRPLLGGDAVAITDRHEMLAFAGPGGDHHAEGTPLWTSAREEVFATGGTVTVSDGLGCPEPGCPLRSATIAPLQVRDATVGTVTVYRTVDAPPDPDLVASVAGILSLTLDLADLQAEARRSSDARLEALRAQINPHFLFNTLNTIASRVRTDPEEARQLLVRLADFFRYAVRQHGQVAEFAHEYAFVRTYLTLEQARFGDRLQIELDVDPQVLGVEVPVLVIQPLVENAVKHGVAAKVGRGRVTLRARVDPLARLVDVTVRDDGVGMDAALLDSVVRGAPRADAHGIGLSNIAERLDLLYGERHEMTVRSAPGDGTTVRLRLPM; encoded by the coding sequence GTGACCCGCGGTGTCGGCGTGCTGGTCGTGGTGATCACCGCGCTGTGGATCGTGGTCGGGCTCGTCAGCCAGCAGCTGGCCGACCCGCCGCTCACGACCGGGCTGACGATCACGGCGGGGGTGCTGCTGACCGACGCCCTGATCGTCGGGTACGCCTCCACGCTGCGGGGCCCGCGGGGACGACGCCGCCGGCACGCCGTCGATGCGCCGGCCGCCGCCGAGGCGATCCGCGACGGGCTGACCCGGGACGCTGCCCGACGGACGGTCGAGCTGCTGCGGCCGCTCCTCGGTGGAGACGCCGTGGCGATCACCGACCGGCACGAGATGCTGGCGTTCGCCGGACCCGGGGGCGACCACCATGCCGAGGGCACCCCGCTGTGGACCTCGGCCCGCGAGGAGGTCTTCGCCACCGGGGGCACGGTCACGGTCTCGGACGGCCTCGGGTGCCCCGAACCGGGCTGCCCCCTGCGCAGCGCGACCATCGCCCCGCTGCAGGTCCGCGACGCCACGGTGGGGACGGTCACCGTCTACCGCACGGTCGACGCGCCGCCGGACCCGGACCTCGTCGCGTCCGTCGCCGGCATCCTGTCGTTGACCCTGGACCTCGCCGACCTCCAGGCCGAAGCCCGCCGGTCCTCCGACGCCCGGCTCGAAGCGCTGCGGGCCCAGATCAACCCCCACTTCCTGTTCAACACGCTCAACACCATCGCCAGCCGGGTCCGCACCGACCCCGAGGAAGCCCGCCAGCTGCTGGTCCGCCTGGCCGACTTCTTCCGGTACGCGGTCCGTCAGCACGGCCAGGTGGCGGAGTTCGCGCACGAGTACGCCTTCGTCCGCACCTACCTCACCCTCGAACAAGCCCGGTTCGGGGACCGGCTCCAGATCGAGCTGGACGTGGACCCGCAGGTCCTCGGCGTCGAGGTGCCGGTCCTGGTGATCCAGCCGCTGGTGGAGAACGCCGTCAAGCACGGGGTCGCGGCGAAGGTCGGCCGTGGGCGGGTGACGCTACGGGCGCGCGTGGACCCGCTCGCGCGCCTGGTCGACGTCACCGTCCGCGACGACGGGGTCGGGATGGACGCGGCGCTGCTGGACAGCGTGGTGCGCGGGGCGCCCCGCGCCGACGCGCACGGCATCGGGTTGTCCAACATCGCTGAGCGCCTCGACCTGCTCTACGGCGAACGTCACGAGATGACCGTGCGCTCGGCCCCGGGAGACGGCACCACCGTGCGCCTACGGCTACCGATGTGA